A window from Streptomyces griseiscabiei encodes these proteins:
- a CDS encoding DUF3027 domain-containing protein — MSAATTRSRTPDRLCAEAVDLARSAAEEAAAPGVVGEHAGLVSEGDRVVTHFFECKEMGYRGWRWAVTVARASRAKFVTLDEVVLLPGPDALLAPEWVPWSERLRPGDMGPGDLLPTDAEDLRLEPGYSGEDEPLPNSPVSHDMAELVEAEDAEVTGGAPANLPFAPTRGSIASVAEELGMRRARVLSRYGLHTAADRWEEGFGAKTAMAQAAPAACVSCGFLVPIGGSLGQAFGVCANEFAPADGRMVALTYGCGGHSEAAVMPAPPRPAPPRLDETRVDPFPLRPSPDSGSVSVGSEETESEADLGHS; from the coding sequence GTGAGCGCAGCGACAACGCGAAGCCGCACCCCCGACCGTCTGTGCGCCGAGGCCGTCGACCTCGCCCGCTCCGCCGCAGAGGAGGCCGCCGCGCCAGGCGTGGTCGGCGAGCACGCGGGGCTCGTCTCCGAGGGCGACCGGGTCGTGACGCACTTCTTCGAATGCAAGGAGATGGGCTACCGGGGCTGGCGCTGGGCCGTCACCGTCGCCCGTGCCTCCCGCGCGAAGTTCGTGACGCTGGACGAGGTCGTGCTGCTGCCCGGCCCCGACGCGCTGCTCGCGCCGGAGTGGGTGCCGTGGAGCGAGCGGCTCCGGCCCGGTGACATGGGCCCCGGTGACCTGCTGCCCACGGACGCCGAGGACCTGCGGCTGGAGCCCGGGTACTCCGGCGAGGACGAGCCGCTGCCGAACTCCCCGGTCTCGCACGACATGGCCGAGCTAGTGGAGGCGGAGGACGCCGAGGTCACCGGTGGGGCGCCGGCGAACCTGCCGTTCGCGCCGACCCGTGGCTCGATCGCCTCGGTCGCCGAGGAACTGGGCATGCGGCGGGCCCGCGTCCTGTCCCGGTACGGGCTGCACACGGCCGCGGACCGGTGGGAGGAGGGGTTCGGGGCGAAGACCGCGATGGCGCAGGCCGCGCCGGCGGCGTGTGTGAGCTGTGGATTCCTGGTGCCGATCGGTGGGTCTCTGGGGCAGGCCTTCGGGGTGTGCGCGAACGAGTTCGCCCCGGCGGACGGGCGGATGGTGGCCCTGACGTACGGGTGCGGTGGGCACTCCGAGGCGGCGGTCATGCCCGCCCCGCCGCGGCCGGCCCCGCCCCGGCTCGACGAGACCCGGGTGGACCCCTTCCCGCTGCGGCCGTCGCCCGATTCCGGGTCGGTGTCGGTGGGGTCGGAGGAGACCGAGTCCGAGGCGGATCTGGGGCATTCGTAG
- a CDS encoding sacsin N-terminal ATP-binding-like domain-containing protein — MSKFVRPAAEGADPFGTARLRRGVLDAWATSPARFREDANAEEDLVLGGYRDRLVVELAQNAADAAARAKVPGRLRLTLRDGVLVAANTGAPLDAGGVESLSTLRASAKREPVSGADGAVGAVGRFGVGFAAVLAVTDEPAVVGRHGGIRWSLAEARLLAADTARHSPGLGDEIRRRDGHVPLLRLPFAAEGSAPESYDTVVILPLRDAAAADLAERLLHAVDDALLLALPGLDEVVIEIGTDDVRTVRRSVEGAHVVVEDSRDGVTRWRTAAEHGPIEAALLADRPVEERLRPYWSVTWAVPTGPDGAPVRPRTSPVVHAPTPSDEALGVPALLIASFPLDTTRRHAAPGPLTDFLVQRAADAYAGLLAAWEPVGEGIIDLVPGPLGKGELDGALRQAILERLPRTAFLPRAVTPEPDDEPDELSEMSEALRPRDAEVVEGAGAETVRVLADVLPSLLPAGLERRAELRTLGVARLPLGDAIDRLAGLEKAPDWWRRLYDSLAGVDPDRLSGLPVPLADGRTTIGPRQVLLPTPDGPRTAPETRGSVPEVAPAGRRLARTLDAPGESPSTSSTRVSARHAESTHQTPPGLPYGQTTPLPARTLARLGLKVAHPDAAHPLLEKLGALPATPRAVLTTPQVRAAVAASLDDDGGVWDEEDGRPDADELADLVLALVRDAALDPGDEPWLGALALADEDGELAPAGELVLPGSPFARVMREDELAFVDAELADRWGEQPLAACGVLANFALVRATDVVLDPDELEPRDGDFAEPDDAGLLDAVDVWSEDILDRFPDSPVPPVATEIVAVRDLDLVDEDRWPEALALLAKPPLRDALVQPVRVLLPDGTHEVVRPYTAWWLRGHPVLDGRRPAGLLAAGGDPLLRGLYDEADATGFDDEQVLRALGVRTSVAALLDEPGGAAELLDRLADPDLPVGTAQLHGLYGALADLDPEQVTLPDELRAVVDGEVTVVDAADAVVVDSPDLLPFTSGVPLLPVRPSRAAELAELFQVRRLSESVTGEVDSEGTEHAVPEPVRVLLGPATPASYVEHEELVVDGVELDWRRTRDGVVHAATLEGVAAGLAWAAGQWPRRFEVAALLEDPSRTPELARDRWFD; from the coding sequence GTGAGCAAGTTCGTGCGGCCGGCGGCCGAGGGCGCGGACCCGTTCGGGACGGCTCGGCTGCGGCGGGGCGTGCTCGACGCCTGGGCCACCAGCCCGGCCCGGTTCCGTGAGGACGCCAACGCCGAGGAGGACCTCGTCCTCGGCGGCTACCGCGACCGGCTCGTCGTGGAGCTGGCGCAGAACGCCGCCGACGCGGCGGCCCGTGCCAAGGTTCCGGGGCGGCTGCGGCTGACCCTGCGCGACGGCGTCCTCGTCGCCGCCAACACCGGCGCCCCGCTGGACGCGGGCGGTGTCGAGTCGCTGTCCACGCTCCGCGCGTCCGCGAAGCGGGAACCCGTCAGCGGCGCCGACGGTGCCGTCGGCGCCGTGGGCCGGTTCGGTGTCGGCTTCGCCGCCGTGCTCGCCGTCACCGACGAGCCCGCCGTGGTCGGGCGGCACGGCGGTATCCGCTGGTCGCTCGCCGAGGCCCGGCTGCTCGCCGCCGACACCGCCCGGCACAGCCCCGGCCTGGGGGACGAGATCCGCCGCCGGGACGGCCATGTGCCGCTGCTGCGGCTGCCGTTCGCCGCCGAGGGGTCCGCTCCGGAGTCGTACGACACCGTCGTCATCCTGCCGCTGCGCGACGCGGCCGCCGCCGATCTCGCCGAGCGGCTGCTGCACGCGGTCGACGACGCGCTGCTGCTCGCCCTGCCCGGCCTCGACGAGGTCGTCATCGAGATCGGCACCGATGACGTCCGGACCGTGCGCCGCAGTGTGGAGGGCGCGCACGTCGTCGTCGAGGACTCGCGGGACGGGGTCACACGCTGGCGCACCGCCGCCGAGCACGGGCCGATCGAGGCCGCGCTGCTCGCCGACCGGCCCGTCGAGGAGCGGCTGCGCCCGTACTGGTCCGTCACCTGGGCCGTACCGACCGGGCCCGACGGCGCGCCGGTCCGGCCGCGCACCAGCCCCGTGGTGCACGCGCCCACACCCAGCGACGAGGCGCTCGGTGTGCCCGCGCTGCTCATCGCCTCGTTCCCGCTGGACACCACCCGGCGGCACGCCGCCCCCGGCCCGCTCACCGACTTCCTGGTGCAGCGCGCGGCGGACGCGTACGCCGGGCTGCTCGCCGCCTGGGAGCCGGTGGGCGAGGGGATCATCGACCTCGTGCCCGGTCCGCTGGGCAAGGGGGAGCTGGACGGTGCGCTGCGCCAGGCGATCCTGGAGCGGCTGCCGCGTACCGCCTTCCTGCCGCGCGCGGTGACCCCCGAACCCGACGACGAGCCGGACGAGCTGTCCGAGATGTCCGAGGCCCTCCGGCCCCGGGACGCCGAGGTCGTCGAGGGCGCCGGAGCGGAGACCGTACGGGTCCTCGCCGATGTGCTCCCCAGCCTGCTGCCCGCCGGGCTCGAACGGCGCGCGGAACTGCGCACGCTGGGTGTCGCGCGCCTGCCGCTGGGCGACGCGATCGACCGGCTCGCGGGCCTGGAGAAGGCTCCCGACTGGTGGCGGCGGCTCTACGACAGCCTCGCCGGCGTCGACCCGGACCGGCTCTCCGGCCTTCCCGTCCCGCTCGCGGACGGGCGCACGACCATCGGCCCCCGGCAGGTGCTGCTCCCCACCCCCGACGGCCCGCGGACGGCCCCCGAGACCCGAGGGTCCGTGCCGGAAGTGGCGCCTGCCGGGCGACGCCTGGCACGCACTCTCGACGCACCGGGCGAAAGCCCAAGTACATCCAGTACGAGGGTTTCCGCCCGGCACGCCGAGAGCACGCACCAGACGCCGCCCGGCCTGCCCTACGGGCAGACGACGCCACTTCCGGCACGGACCCTCGCCCGGCTGGGGCTGAAGGTCGCGCACCCGGACGCCGCGCACCCGCTCCTGGAGAAGCTGGGCGCCCTGCCCGCGACCCCGCGCGCCGTGCTCACCACCCCGCAGGTGCGGGCCGCGGTGGCCGCCTCCCTGGACGACGACGGCGGGGTGTGGGACGAGGAGGACGGGCGCCCGGACGCCGACGAACTGGCCGATCTGGTCCTCGCGCTGGTCCGCGACGCGGCCCTCGACCCCGGTGACGAGCCCTGGCTCGGCGCCCTCGCCCTGGCCGACGAGGACGGCGAACTGGCGCCCGCCGGTGAACTCGTCCTCCCCGGCAGCCCCTTCGCCCGTGTCATGCGCGAGGACGAACTCGCCTTCGTGGACGCCGAACTGGCCGACCGCTGGGGCGAACAGCCGCTGGCCGCCTGCGGTGTCCTGGCGAACTTCGCCCTCGTCCGCGCCACCGACGTGGTCCTCGACCCCGACGAACTGGAGCCGCGCGACGGGGACTTCGCCGAACCCGACGACGCCGGGCTGCTGGACGCGGTGGACGTGTGGTCCGAGGACATCCTCGACCGGTTCCCGGACAGCCCGGTGCCGCCCGTCGCGACCGAGATCGTGGCCGTGCGCGACCTGGACCTCGTCGACGAGGACCGCTGGCCGGAGGCGCTCGCGCTGCTCGCGAAGCCGCCGCTGCGCGACGCCCTCGTACAGCCGGTGCGTGTCCTGCTCCCGGACGGCACGCACGAGGTCGTCCGCCCCTACACCGCCTGGTGGCTGCGCGGGCACCCCGTCCTCGACGGCCGCCGCCCGGCGGGCCTCCTCGCGGCCGGCGGCGACCCGCTGCTGCGCGGCCTGTACGACGAGGCCGACGCCACCGGCTTCGACGACGAGCAGGTCCTGCGGGCCCTCGGCGTCCGTACCTCGGTGGCCGCGCTGCTCGACGAGCCGGGCGGTGCCGCCGAACTGCTGGACCGGCTGGCCGACCCGGACCTGCCGGTGGGCACCGCGCAACTGCACGGGCTGTACGGGGCGTTGGCCGACCTCGACCCCGAACAGGTCACTCTTCCGGATGAGTTGCGGGCGGTGGTCGACGGTGAGGTCACCGTCGTGGACGCGGCCGACGCCGTGGTCGTCGACTCGCCCGACCTGCTGCCGTTCACCTCGGGGGTGCCGCTGCTCCCCGTACGGCCGTCCCGGGCCGCGGAGTTGGCCGAACTGTTCCAGGTGCGGCGGCTGAGCGAGTCGGTGACGGGCGAGGTGGACTCCGAGGGCACGGAGCACGCCGTACCGGAGCCGGTGCGCGTCCTGCTGGGCCCGGCGACCCCCGCGTCGTACGTCGAGCACGAGGAACTGGTCGTCGACGGCGTCGAGCTGGACTGGCGCCGTACCCGGGACGGTGTGGTGCACGCCGCCACCCTGGAGGGCGTCGCGGCCGGCCTCGCCTGGGCCGCGGGCCAGTGGCCCCGCCGCTTCGAGGTCGCCGCTCTGCTCGAAGACCCCTCCAGGACACCGGAGTTGGCCCGGGACCGCTGGTTCGACTGA